In Aminobacterium sp. MB27-C1, a single genomic region encodes these proteins:
- a CDS encoding cupin domain-containing protein, whose product MKNLFDKKNIDWSKEISEILAAGSNVRVERIVSTGQSSPKDFWYDQEEFEWVCVIQGEGIIDWADGARRTLKVGDWVLISPHEKHRVSSTTKEPPCIWLAFFWKE is encoded by the coding sequence ATGAAGAATCTTTTTGATAAAAAGAATATTGATTGGAGTAAAGAGATTTCAGAGATATTAGCGGCAGGTAGCAACGTTAGAGTTGAACGTATTGTTTCTACAGGTCAATCTTCCCCGAAGGATTTTTGGTATGATCAGGAAGAATTCGAGTGGGTTTGCGTAATACAAGGCGAAGGTATAATCGATTGGGCTGATGGGGCTCGACGTACTTTAAAAGTTGGAGATTGGGTTCTTATCTCACCTCACGAAAAACACCGTGTCTCCAGCACTACAAAAGAGCCACCGTGTATTTGGCTTGCTTTTTTTTGGAAAGAGTAA
- a CDS encoding succinylglutamate desuccinylase, with the protein MKGKLNGIKILSLVVALVFVAIAGREFYGHRHFKEPVVPSPSLTEVKKLSDYEPTLKGTPNDSNVYIFDSGVPGGTALLIGGTHPEEPACNLGALLVAENVKVEQGRLIVIIRANRSASTCTRMGEAYPTYYYVKTPWGQKQFRMGDRCTNPLDSWPDPEVYIHYPSRQMLAYMDIRNLNRTWPGRPNGALTERTTWAMTQLIRQEKVDIAVDLHEAELEYPVENTIVSHEKGQAVAAMTSMTLTAELFEVPLSMEFSPKALHGLSHREIGDHTDAMSLLVEVAEPMLDRIRGITDEYLLMTGRDEFVMKAGEHKLLYAPIDERGWPIDVRVGRHSSTFQKMLEFYSLTAVDRPVVISGVPGYTEVIENTLGTYMKNPEDAPAQNIYYD; encoded by the coding sequence ATGAAGGGAAAACTGAATGGCATCAAGATACTTTCGTTGGTCGTAGCCCTTGTTTTCGTGGCTATTGCCGGACGGGAGTTTTACGGACACCGACATTTCAAGGAACCGGTAGTTCCCTCTCCCTCACTTACTGAGGTGAAGAAACTCTCAGACTACGAACCGACGTTGAAGGGAACGCCCAACGACAGCAACGTCTACATTTTTGACAGTGGTGTTCCTGGCGGAACGGCTCTGCTTATTGGAGGAACCCACCCCGAGGAGCCGGCGTGCAACCTCGGAGCCCTTCTCGTCGCCGAGAACGTGAAGGTGGAGCAGGGACGGCTCATCGTCATTATTCGGGCGAACCGAAGCGCTTCTACATGCACTCGTATGGGCGAGGCCTACCCCACGTACTACTACGTAAAGACGCCGTGGGGACAGAAGCAGTTCCGTATGGGCGACCGCTGCACCAATCCACTGGACTCGTGGCCCGATCCCGAAGTGTATATCCACTATCCCAGCCGTCAGATGTTGGCCTATATGGATATCAGAAACCTGAACAGAACCTGGCCGGGTCGACCCAACGGCGCCCTTACAGAGCGAACCACCTGGGCCATGACCCAGCTCATTCGCCAGGAGAAGGTGGATATCGCCGTGGATCTTCACGAGGCCGAGCTTGAATATCCGGTGGAAAATACCATCGTAAGCCATGAGAAGGGGCAGGCCGTAGCGGCCATGACATCCATGACCCTCACCGCCGAGCTTTTCGAAGTGCCCCTGAGCATGGAGTTTTCACCCAAGGCCCTTCACGGCTTGTCTCACAGAGAGATCGGCGATCATACCGACGCCATGTCTCTTCTCGTTGAGGTTGCCGAACCCATGCTTGACCGTATTCGTGGCATTACCGACGAATATCTGCTCATGACGGGCCGCGATGAGTTTGTTATGAAGGCGGGGGAACACAAGCTCCTCTACGCTCCTATCGACGAGCGGGGCTGGCCTATCGATGTTCGGGTGGGACGCCATTCCTCCACATTCCAGAAAATGCTTGAATTTTATTCTCTTACAGCCGTTGATCGCCCCGTTGTTATCTCTGGGGTTCCAGGCTATACGGAAGTTATAGAGAACACGCTGGGCACCTATATGAAAAACCCTGAGGATGCACCAGCTCAAAACATCTACTACGATTAA
- a CDS encoding C4-dicarboxylate ABC transporter produces the protein MFTHSVVILLVIAVAFIIPKVMKLSTELSMFVAALAGAAAHSIMLSVTGSPHNPVALLPIRHIVEGAFTYFDVCLIFLTATFFMALLRESGGVAFIVRKIVSTFHSRRTICLLLLTFVLLLPGALTGSGATTVLTVGALVGSVLAAMGVDETKRAAIIFLGAAMSAAAPPINLWAMMAAAGANMPYVGFGKPLFVLSVAGALFSMFWLAGRGTKKIDLDQALANLPEAPEGQNWFRVLAPFILLLACVIAGRIWFFSLPVLGLPLLFMVASFAVVLLSPRKLQFWSIACSTVHGLLPLVGIMVVVGVLIQIMALSGARGLISLAVVTLPLGVLYLTLCIILPLSEGLVQYAVAPLLGVPLIMLFNMRGLDPIIALSAMAVIWPLGDCLPPTAVVGRATVMELGYKGRYFGDFVKACLVPMAFIAILGTLFLIFSTRLSFLGG, from the coding sequence ATGTTCACACACTCAGTAGTAATTTTATTAGTCATAGCCGTGGCTTTCATCATTCCGAAAGTCATGAAGCTGAGCACGGAGCTTTCGATGTTCGTAGCAGCCTTGGCAGGAGCTGCCGCTCACTCCATCATGCTCAGCGTAACGGGAAGTCCCCACAATCCCGTGGCCCTTCTTCCCATTCGTCACATTGTGGAAGGCGCTTTCACCTACTTTGATGTCTGCCTCATTTTTCTCACGGCTACCTTCTTCATGGCCCTTCTTCGGGAAAGTGGCGGCGTCGCCTTTATTGTTCGGAAGATCGTTTCGACCTTCCATTCAAGACGAACCATCTGCCTTTTGCTGCTCACCTTCGTGCTGCTTCTTCCCGGAGCCCTGACCGGTTCCGGTGCAACAACGGTTCTTACCGTAGGAGCCCTCGTTGGTTCTGTTCTGGCTGCCATGGGTGTCGATGAAACGAAACGGGCGGCCATCATCTTTTTAGGAGCAGCCATGAGCGCTGCCGCTCCTCCTATCAACCTCTGGGCCATGATGGCTGCCGCTGGTGCCAACATGCCCTACGTGGGATTCGGCAAACCGCTGTTTGTCCTCTCCGTTGCCGGAGCGCTCTTCTCCATGTTCTGGCTTGCAGGACGAGGAACGAAGAAGATTGATCTCGACCAGGCTCTGGCCAATCTTCCGGAAGCGCCGGAAGGACAAAACTGGTTCAGAGTTCTTGCCCCATTCATTCTACTGTTGGCTTGCGTTATTGCGGGACGAATCTGGTTCTTCTCACTGCCCGTACTGGGATTGCCCCTGCTCTTCATGGTCGCTTCTTTCGCAGTGGTGCTTCTCAGCCCGCGCAAACTTCAGTTCTGGTCTATCGCCTGTTCCACCGTTCACGGCCTTCTTCCTCTCGTAGGCATCATGGTGGTTGTAGGTGTACTTATACAGATTATGGCCCTGAGCGGAGCGAGAGGGCTCATCTCCCTGGCGGTGGTTACCCTTCCCCTGGGAGTGCTCTACCTCACCCTCTGCATTATTCTGCCCCTCTCTGAGGGACTGGTGCAGTATGCTGTTGCTCCGTTGCTGGGCGTACCGCTCATCATGCTCTTCAACATGCGCGGTCTCGACCCCATCATCGCCTTATCGGCCATGGCGGTCATATGGCCTCTGGGAGACTGTTTGCCGCCAACCGCCGTCGTGGGACGGGCCACAGTTATGGAACTGGGGTATAAGGGACGGTATTTCGGGGATTTTGTGAAAGCCTGTCTGGTGCCCATGGCCTTCATCGCCATCTTGGGAACGCTCTTTCTCATCTTCAGCACCAGACTGTCATTTCTTGGAGGCTAG